One Citrus sinensis cultivar Valencia sweet orange chromosome 5, DVS_A1.0, whole genome shotgun sequence genomic window, ccgggtccgggtattgccATGACCGGACCCTGCCCGAATGCAACCGGTCCGGGTCTGGGTCCGGGCCGGATTTtaatccgggtacccggattttatattttttaatattttatgtgtatatattttttattttttggtaattttataagttttaaatttatttcaataaaatttgacatgaaaatataaattttaagtgtttaaaactttatatatgtataataaataagtcaaataaatataaaatatttaaaataatatatattttataatttttttaataaaatccgggttccgggtttatcaagtgatgcccaagaccgACCCGGCTTCATACCCGGGCCGGGTATTACCCGGCCCGCAACACCCGGgtacggtccgggtccggaccggacgggtatttttgccacctctacttgcaacaagtccAAATATCGGGGaggcttttaaaaattatccttttttttaatatatcgTCCGTGCAGTACGCGCCTACGTGGCACTCCGAAAGGCAGACAGGAGTACAGGATAAACcgcccaaaatatttttctctaacGAGCAAGCGCTTAAGCCTTTGTAACTAGTTTTGAGCTCTATTGTCTGTCTCGTGTTTGTGTCCCCTCTACTACAGAGGTCATGATGTGGGACGAATGGGTCGATTGCAACAATAACGATGAACAAACACAACAGGATTCCCatatcaattttgattttctttctcttctcgCCAAACCCAAGGTAATTATCACTTCATTTCTTGCTAAATTGCTGtcattttttgggtttttgttGGGGGATTTCTTTTGTGACTTGGTGGGTTGCTGGTACaggattattataaaatattggaaGTTGATTACGATGCCACGGAGGAAGAAATTAGGTCCAATTACATTCGTCTAGCGCTggtttgtattattattattattatctaattttgtttgatttccCTTCTGGGTGTGATTTTCGTGGGGCTTTATAACTTGGGTGTTTCAGTTAGGTTTTGTTGATGGGTTGAGGTTGTTTTTGTGCAGAAATGGCACCCAGATAAGCAAAAGGATCGAGATTGTGCAACTTCGAGATTTCAAGAGATAAACGAGGCTTACCAGGGTAAGCGGAGTCtggattaattaaaatgaacgCGTCTGTTTCCCTAAAAGAagttatgtttgttaattaaatttctccTATCAGAACTTATTGGGTTGCTTCTTTAATGTTGAGACTTTAAGATAACTTGCTAGATAAACTAGGCATATGCCTACTTGGATTTTACTCAACATATGCTTGTTTCATGAAGAATGTGAAGAGTTTAGATTCCAATGCCATCTAAAATTAGGGGAGTGCCAGCGTGGGTCCAGTTACTAGGCTTATGAACCTTGTGTGTTCTAATGCATCTTCCAGATATGTAGAGCATCTTCACTTTTggggatttttattaattgtatggAAGAGTATGTATGTCTCACTCCCAAACTTTTCaagtgatttttataataacataagtttattatattattaattgtaattccTTAGAAGCAGGCATTGAGTTCTTCTTTTATAAGCAAATCAATCTAGAACCAGAATTCATTTTATGAATATGGATTTTCTGTGTATGCAAACTATAAAAACCAAGTTGTCCACTATGAAACTAAAGAGCTCAAGAAAGCAGGCTGGCTTTTGCACATCCTTCTTTCTCTCGTTCTTTCTGGTGCCGTCAAGTTAATTGATTGCACCAGTAGAAATTTCATCTGCTGTCTTCAAGATATATTCTCATGCATGTATTTATTCATACATTGTCATTCATATATTATGTACTGCCCTCCTCTTTCTCTGAGATATATTAGATCACGTAACATTGAAACTGAATGCTAATCAGTACTCCGTAACAGAGAAAAATGGATCTCTGATCCTGATGGTCAAAATCAAGTTTAATCAGGTACAGAGATGTCTGAGATAATGTCTATTTCCCTTTTTAACAAGATtcattaaaaaggaaaaatgagagaggtttttattttattagaatcTTGTCTCTTCAAGTCTGTGGAAATTTTATTCAGACCCTAGTCTAGTATGTTGGGCC contains:
- the LOC102629832 gene encoding uncharacterized protein LOC102629832, with protein sequence MMWDEWVDCNNNDEQTQQDSHINFDFLSLLAKPKDYYKILEVDYDATEEEIRSNYIRLALKWHPDKQKDRDCATSRFQEINEAYQVLSDPVKRREYDSKGMLHIYDRNIIEYLNRYKGLILTCNGLGMRHSIV